The following are encoded together in the Pseudomonas sp. IB20 genome:
- a CDS encoding nucleoside recognition domain-containing protein, whose amino-acid sequence MLNGLWLGFFVVAMVSALAQWLIGGNAGIFAAMVESIFAMAKLSVEVMVLLFGTLTLWLGFLRIAEKAGIVDWLAKALGPLFRRLMPEVPAGHPAIGLITLNFAANGLGLDNAATPIGLKAMKALQELNPIPNTASNAQILFLVLNASSLTLLPVTIFMYRAQQGAVDPTLVFLPILLATSASSLVGLLSVAVMQRLRLWDPVVLAYLIPGALILGGFMALLATLSATALAGLSSILGNLTLFGLIMLFLVIGALRKVKVYEAFVEGAKEGFDVAKNLLPYLVAMLCAVGVLRASGALDFGLEGIRHVVAWTGMDTRFVDALPTAMVKPFSGSAARAMLIETMQTQGVDSFPALVAATIQGSTETTFYVLAVYFGSVGIQRARHAVGCALLAEFAGVVAAISVCYWFFG is encoded by the coding sequence ATGCTCAATGGCCTGTGGCTTGGCTTTTTTGTCGTGGCAATGGTGTCAGCACTGGCGCAATGGCTGATTGGCGGTAATGCCGGGATTTTTGCGGCAATGGTGGAAAGCATTTTCGCCATGGCCAAACTGTCGGTGGAAGTGATGGTGCTGCTGTTCGGCACCCTGACCTTGTGGCTGGGCTTCTTGCGCATCGCCGAAAAAGCCGGGATCGTCGACTGGCTGGCCAAGGCTCTGGGCCCACTGTTTCGCCGCCTGATGCCGGAAGTACCGGCCGGCCACCCCGCCATTGGCTTGATCACCCTTAACTTCGCCGCCAATGGCCTGGGCCTGGACAACGCCGCCACGCCTATCGGCCTGAAAGCCATGAAGGCGCTGCAGGAACTCAACCCCATCCCCAACACCGCGAGTAACGCGCAGATTCTGTTCCTGGTGCTCAACGCGTCTTCGCTGACGCTGTTGCCGGTGACCATCTTCATGTACCGCGCTCAGCAAGGCGCCGTCGACCCGACGCTGGTGTTCCTGCCAATCCTGCTGGCTACCAGCGCTTCGAGCTTGGTGGGTCTGCTCTCGGTGGCGGTAATGCAGCGCCTGCGGCTGTGGGACCCGGTGGTGCTGGCTTACCTGATTCCCGGCGCGCTGATCCTCGGTGGCTTTATGGCGCTGTTGGCGACCTTGTCCGCCACGGCGTTGGCCGGCTTGTCCTCGATCCTCGGCAACCTGACGCTGTTCGGCCTGATCATGTTGTTTCTAGTGATTGGTGCGCTGCGTAAGGTCAAGGTGTACGAAGCGTTTGTCGAAGGCGCCAAAGAGGGCTTCGACGTTGCCAAGAACCTGCTGCCGTATCTGGTGGCGATGCTCTGCGCGGTGGGCGTGTTGCGCGCATCTGGCGCCTTGGACTTTGGCCTGGAAGGCATTCGCCACGTGGTGGCCTGGACGGGCATGGACACGCGTTTTGTCGACGCGTTGCCGACCGCGATGGTCAAGCCGTTCTCCGGCAGTGCCGCGCGGGCCATGCTGATCGAGACCATGCAGACCCAGGGCGTGGACAGCTTCCCGGCGTTGGTGGCGGCGACGATCCAAGGCAGTACGGAGACCACCTTCTATGTGTTGGCGGTGTACTTTGGCTCGGTGGGGATCCAGCGGGCACGGCATGCCGTGGGATGTGCGTTACTGGCTGAGTTTGCTGGCGTCGTGGCGGCGATTTCGGTGTGCTACTGGTTCTTTGGTTAA
- a CDS encoding ABC transporter permease, giving the protein MTTRTTAGAAHLDTSSAPPLLRITGDWTLAHYANLKKLSDTLDGQYDAGARIDLNGLGALDTAGASLLVELLGPERIEQSAEQIDCSLSAADRALLKTVYRSLNDFCVPTKEPEEATGIQVLARIGRAVDTVWQDGMKLLGFIGLILETFARGMFRPKRWRLTPMVAHIEQTGLDAAPIVALLTFLVGAVVAFLGATVLKSFGATIFTVDLVAFSFLREFGVLLTAILIAGRTASAFTAQIGSMKANEEIDAIRTLGLDPMELLVLPRVMALLVSLPMLTFLAMLSGIVGGGVVCALALDISPAMFLSLLQSDIGVQHFLVGMVKAPIFAFLIAAIGCLEGFKVSGSAESVGAHTTSSVVQSIFVVIVLDAVAALFFMEMGW; this is encoded by the coding sequence ATGACCACCCGTACAACAGCCGGCGCAGCCCACCTGGATACTTCTTCCGCCCCCCCGTTACTCAGGATTACGGGGGACTGGACGCTTGCCCACTACGCAAACCTGAAGAAGCTGTCGGACACGCTCGACGGCCAATACGACGCCGGCGCGCGCATCGACCTGAATGGCTTGGGCGCCCTGGACACCGCCGGCGCGTCGCTGCTGGTGGAGCTGCTGGGCCCGGAGCGTATCGAGCAGTCCGCCGAGCAAATCGATTGCAGCTTGTCTGCCGCCGACCGCGCGCTGCTCAAGACTGTCTACCGCTCACTCAATGATTTCTGCGTACCGACCAAAGAGCCGGAAGAGGCGACCGGCATCCAAGTGTTGGCGCGCATCGGCCGCGCCGTAGATACCGTGTGGCAAGACGGCATGAAGCTGCTCGGCTTCATCGGCCTGATCCTCGAAACCTTCGCCCGTGGCATGTTCCGCCCCAAGCGCTGGCGTCTCACACCGATGGTCGCGCACATCGAACAAACCGGCCTGGATGCCGCGCCCATTGTGGCGTTGCTGACCTTCTTGGTCGGCGCGGTGGTGGCGTTTCTCGGCGCCACGGTGCTCAAGAGTTTTGGGGCGACCATCTTCACCGTGGACCTGGTGGCGTTCTCGTTCCTGCGGGAGTTCGGCGTACTGCTCACCGCCATCCTGATCGCCGGCCGCACCGCCAGCGCCTTTACCGCACAAATCGGTTCGATGAAGGCCAACGAAGAAATCGACGCGATCCGCACCCTGGGCCTGGACCCGATGGAGCTGCTGGTACTGCCACGGGTGATGGCGCTGCTGGTGTCGCTGCCGATGCTGACGTTCCTGGCGATGCTCTCGGGGATTGTCGGCGGCGGTGTGGTGTGCGCCTTGGCCTTGGATATTTCCCCGGCGATGTTCCTCTCGCTGCTGCAATCGGACATTGGTGTGCAGCATTTCCTGGTCGGTATGGTGAAAGCACCGATCTTCGCCTTCCTGATTGCCGCGATTGGCTGCCTCGAAGGCTTCAAGGTCAGCGGCAGCGCCGAGTCGGTCGGCGCCCACACCACCTCCAGCGTGGTGCAATCGATCTTTGTGGTGATCGTGCTGGATGCCGTCGCCGCACTGTTCTTTATGGAGATGGGCTGGTGA
- a CDS encoding ABC-type transport auxiliary lipoprotein family protein: MKRAYQLIAPVAFALISACSILPKADPSDVYRLASAQTPTQGTPVSWSLRVSKPQSSEFLDSPRIAVVPNGNLISSYANSRWSDPTPVLLRNRFMDGFQRDGRVTLLSTDETNLQADYELGGQLQAFQSEYRASAVDVVIRLDARLVRGSDQRIIASRRFEVRQPVGDTKVPAVVAAFGQAGDQLNKQVVDWVVQQGNTAAKR, translated from the coding sequence ATGAAGCGCGCTTACCAACTGATCGCCCCCGTGGCCTTCGCGCTGATCAGCGCGTGCTCGATCCTGCCCAAGGCCGACCCCTCCGACGTGTACCGCCTGGCTTCGGCCCAGACACCCACCCAAGGCACACCGGTCAGCTGGTCGTTGCGCGTGTCCAAGCCGCAGAGCAGCGAATTCCTCGACAGCCCGCGCATTGCCGTGGTGCCCAATGGCAACCTGATCAGCAGCTACGCGAATTCACGCTGGAGCGACCCGACGCCGGTGTTGCTGCGCAATCGCTTTATGGACGGCTTCCAGCGCGATGGGCGCGTGACGCTGCTGAGCACCGACGAGACGAACCTGCAGGCCGACTATGAGCTCGGCGGGCAGTTGCAGGCGTTTCAGAGTGAGTATCGCGCCAGTGCGGTGGACGTGGTGATCCGCCTGGATGCGCGGTTGGTGCGCGGGAGTGATCAGCGGATTATCGCCAGCCGGCGGTTTGAGGTGCGCCAGCCGGTGGGTGACACCAAGGTGCCGGCCGTAGTGGCTGCGTTTGGGCAGGCGGGGGATCAGTTGAATAAGCAGGTGGTGGATTGGGTGGTGCAGCAGGGCAATACTGCTGCGAAACGCTGA
- a CDS encoding TerC family protein has product MEWLTNPEIWIAFFTLTALEIVLGIDNIIMISILVSRMPKHMQARTRIFGLALAMVTRILLLLSITWVMQLTADLFVVFGQGISGRDLILFFGGLFLLWKSSQEMYHALEGEDETHDEPGGKGGKFIYTIIQIAIIDIVFSLDSVITAVGMVSHVPVMIAAIVVAVLVMMLAAGTISEFIDKHPSLKMLALSFLLVVGTVLIAESFGVHVPKGYVYFAMAFSLAVEAVNIKMRTAIAKNRKQQDPVKLRKDIPGQ; this is encoded by the coding sequence ATGGAATGGCTGACCAATCCGGAAATCTGGATTGCCTTTTTCACCCTGACGGCCCTCGAGATCGTCCTGGGCATCGATAACATCATCATGATTTCGATCCTGGTCAGCCGCATGCCCAAGCATATGCAGGCGCGCACTCGGATCTTCGGCCTGGCCCTGGCCATGGTCACGCGAATCCTGTTGCTGCTGTCGATCACCTGGGTCATGCAACTGACCGCCGACCTGTTCGTGGTCTTCGGCCAAGGCATTTCCGGTCGCGACCTGATCCTGTTCTTCGGTGGCCTGTTCCTGCTGTGGAAAAGCTCCCAGGAGATGTACCACGCGCTGGAAGGTGAAGACGAAACCCACGACGAACCAGGCGGCAAGGGTGGCAAATTCATCTACACCATCATCCAGATCGCGATCATCGACATCGTGTTCTCCCTGGACTCGGTGATCACTGCGGTCGGCATGGTTTCCCACGTGCCCGTCATGATCGCGGCGATCGTGGTGGCCGTACTGGTGATGATGCTGGCGGCCGGCACCATCAGCGAATTCATCGACAAGCACCCGTCGCTGAAAATGCTCGCACTGTCGTTCCTGCTGGTCGTGGGTACGGTGTTGATCGCCGAATCCTTCGGTGTGCACGTGCCAAAAGGCTACGTCTACTTCGCCATGGCGTTCTCGCTGGCGGTGGAAGCGGTCAACATCAAGATGCGCACCGCCATCGCGAAAAACAGGAAACAGCAGGATCCGGTGAAACTGCGCAAGGACATTCCGGGTCAATAA
- a CDS encoding ABC transporter ATP-binding protein, translating to MSRLHRAPTEAVIEVRGLCNRFGSQSVHENLDLELYKGEILAVVGGSGSGKSVLLRSIVGLRRPSEGEVRVFGKNLPSLSEHERSLVERRFGVLFQKGALFSSLTVTENVALPLIEHAGLSRADAEHLAAVKLALAGLPLSAADKYPSSLSGGMIKRAALARALALDPDILFLDEPTAGLDPIGAAQFDQLILTLRDALGLSVFLVTHDLDTLYTITDRVAVLAQKKVLVADAIDVVSETDDAWIHEYFHGPRGRAALNAAQSLNEV from the coding sequence GTGAGTCGTCTACACCGTGCGCCCACTGAGGCGGTGATCGAAGTGCGCGGCCTGTGCAACCGCTTTGGCAGCCAGAGCGTGCATGAAAACCTCGACCTGGAGTTGTATAAAGGCGAGATCCTGGCAGTGGTCGGCGGCTCCGGCAGCGGCAAGTCGGTGTTGCTGCGCAGCATCGTCGGCCTGCGCCGCCCCAGCGAAGGCGAAGTGCGGGTGTTCGGCAAGAACCTGCCAAGCCTGTCCGAACATGAGCGCTCACTGGTGGAACGGCGCTTCGGCGTGCTGTTCCAGAAAGGCGCGCTGTTTTCCTCGCTGACCGTCACCGAGAACGTCGCGCTGCCATTGATCGAACACGCCGGCCTCAGCCGCGCCGATGCCGAGCACCTGGCTGCGGTCAAGCTTGCCCTTGCGGGGTTGCCGCTGTCGGCGGCGGACAAGTACCCATCGTCACTCTCCGGCGGCATGATCAAGCGCGCGGCCTTGGCGCGGGCGTTGGCATTGGACCCGGACATCCTGTTTCTCGACGAACCCACCGCCGGCCTCGACCCGATTGGCGCCGCGCAATTCGACCAACTGATCCTGACCCTGCGCGATGCGCTGGGCTTGAGTGTGTTCCTGGTCACCCACGACCTGGACACGCTATACACCATCACCGACCGCGTGGCGGTGCTGGCGCAGAAAAAAGTGCTGGTGGCCGATGCCATCGATGTCGTCTCGGAAACGGACGACGCCTGGATTCACGAATATTTCCACGGCCCCCGGGGCCGCGCGGCATTGAATGCCGCTCAATCGCTCAACGAGGTATGA
- a CDS encoding DUF5924 family protein → MPNLPPLIQRILVLIKRYPGVIALGGFISGVCSFILVDRQQGMASWIAVIMLVSWLWLMLENSFTRLFTKVFNREIPEPLLRYATQMIHQESLFFVLPFFFVTTAWNSGQSVFTGLLGAAALVSITDPLYYKWLAPKRSLFLALHTLTLFAALLTALPIILHLTTAESYKLALGVAMALSIPSLAASLPLRSIKGWAMLLGVTAAIGCAGWFLRSWVPPATLWMTEVAISTQLQDRTPGDDLKEVSAAQLRSGGLYAYTAINAPRGLDERIYHVWKFNGQEVDRIALDIHGGRKEGYRAWTHKQNFPADAVGRWQVRVLTEDGQVIGVLRFKVTDTAQTDNPK, encoded by the coding sequence ATGCCAAACCTGCCGCCCCTTATCCAGCGCATCCTCGTACTGATCAAGCGCTACCCTGGGGTGATTGCGCTCGGCGGCTTTATCTCGGGCGTGTGCAGTTTCATCTTGGTGGACCGCCAGCAAGGCATGGCCAGCTGGATCGCGGTGATCATGCTGGTGAGCTGGCTGTGGCTGATGCTGGAAAACAGCTTTACCCGGCTGTTCACCAAAGTCTTCAACCGGGAAATCCCCGAGCCGCTGCTGCGCTACGCCACCCAGATGATCCACCAGGAAAGCCTGTTCTTTGTCCTGCCGTTCTTTTTTGTCACCACCGCCTGGAACAGCGGCCAATCGGTGTTCACCGGCCTGCTCGGCGCGGCGGCGCTGGTGTCGATCACCGACCCGCTGTACTACAAGTGGCTGGCGCCGAAACGCTCGCTGTTCCTGGCGCTGCACACTCTGACCCTGTTCGCCGCGCTGCTCACCGCGTTGCCGATCATCCTGCACCTGACGACCGCAGAGAGCTACAAATTGGCGCTGGGCGTAGCCATGGCGCTGTCGATCCCGAGCCTGGCCGCAAGCCTGCCGCTGCGCAGTATCAAAGGCTGGGCGATGCTACTGGGCGTGACGGCCGCCATTGGTTGCGCGGGTTGGTTCCTGCGCAGCTGGGTGCCGCCCGCCACGTTATGGATGACCGAAGTGGCAATCAGCACGCAGCTGCAAGACCGCACGCCCGGTGACGACCTCAAGGAAGTCAGCGCCGCCCAATTGCGCAGCGGCGGGCTGTACGCCTACACCGCAATCAACGCACCGCGCGGGCTGGACGAGCGGATTTACCACGTGTGGAAATTCAACGGCCAAGAGGTCGACCGCATCGCCTTGGATATCCACGGCGGGCGCAAGGAAGGCTACCGCGCCTGGACCCACAAGCAGAACTTCCCCGCCGATGCGGTAGGCCGCTGGCAAGTGCGAGTGCTGACGGAAGACGGCCAGGTCATCGGTGTGCTGCGCTTCAAAGTCACTGACACAGCACAAACGGACAACCCAAAGTAG
- a CDS encoding Na/Pi cotransporter family protein, with translation MLTLLNLLSAVTLLIWGTHIVRTGILRVYGSNLRQVIGQNMSKRWLAFIAGILVTAMVQSSNATAMLVTSFVGQGLMGLMPALATMLGADVGTALMARVLTFDLSWLSPLLIFLGVIFFLSRKQTRAGQMGRVGIGLGLIILALQLIVEAAGPITHAQGVKVLFASLTGDILLDALVGALFAMISYSSLAAVLLTATLAGAGVIGLHVAIGLVIGANIGSGVLAFLSTSMQNAAGRQVALGSLLYKLIGLLLIIPVLDPLVGWMDGLDYSAQGMVITFHLLYNVSRCLILLPTIGPMSRLCAWLLPEQAETNGKAKPRHLDLAALATPSLALANAARETLRLGDLIDNMLTAMLEVLRGKQTAITQEMRSLSDDVEALYSAIKLYLAQMPREDLSEQDSRRWAEIIELSINLKLAGDLIERMLRKVQQQKTSQRRQFSEVGLEELAGLHTQLIANLRLGLSVFLSADPESARQLLREKRRFRAQERRLAHAHVSRLQRKIVQSLETSSLHLELIADMKRLNSLFCSSAYVVLETSDTGALSAEDIADITHSP, from the coding sequence ATGCTGACCTTGCTCAATCTGCTTTCCGCCGTGACCCTGCTTATCTGGGGCACGCACATCGTTCGTACCGGCATCTTGCGGGTCTACGGTTCCAACTTGCGCCAAGTCATCGGGCAGAACATGTCCAAGCGCTGGCTGGCGTTTATCGCCGGTATCCTGGTGACGGCCATGGTGCAGAGCAGCAACGCCACGGCGATGCTGGTCACCTCATTTGTAGGCCAAGGCCTGATGGGGCTGATGCCCGCCCTGGCGACCATGCTCGGCGCCGACGTCGGTACGGCGTTGATGGCGAGGGTGCTGACGTTTGACCTGTCCTGGCTGTCGCCGCTGCTGATCTTTCTGGGGGTGATTTTCTTCCTGTCGCGCAAACAGACGCGGGCCGGGCAGATGGGCCGCGTCGGGATCGGCCTGGGCCTGATCATTCTGGCCCTGCAGTTGATCGTCGAAGCCGCCGGGCCGATTACCCATGCCCAAGGCGTCAAAGTGCTGTTCGCCTCGCTGACCGGCGACATCTTGTTGGATGCCTTGGTCGGCGCACTCTTCGCCATGATTTCCTACTCCAGCCTGGCCGCCGTGTTGCTCACGGCAACCCTGGCCGGCGCCGGCGTGATCGGCCTGCACGTGGCGATCGGTCTGGTGATCGGCGCCAATATCGGCAGTGGCGTGCTGGCTTTCCTCAGCACCAGCATGCAGAACGCAGCCGGTCGGCAAGTGGCACTGGGCAGCCTGCTGTACAAACTGATTGGCTTGCTGTTGATCATTCCGGTACTCGACCCGCTTGTCGGCTGGATGGACGGTCTGGACTACAGCGCCCAAGGCATGGTCATTACCTTCCACCTGCTCTACAACGTCAGCCGCTGTCTGATCCTGTTGCCGACCATCGGGCCGATGTCACGCCTGTGCGCCTGGTTGCTGCCGGAACAAGCCGAGACCAACGGCAAAGCCAAACCACGCCACCTCGACCTTGCGGCACTCGCCACCCCAAGCCTGGCCCTCGCCAACGCTGCCCGCGAAACCCTGCGCCTGGGTGACCTGATCGACAACATGCTCACCGCGATGCTCGAAGTGTTGCGCGGCAAGCAGACCGCCATCACCCAGGAAATGCGCAGCCTCAGTGATGACGTCGAGGCGCTGTACAGCGCGATCAAACTTTACTTGGCGCAAATGCCCCGCGAAGACCTCAGCGAACAAGACAGCCGCCGCTGGGCCGAGATCATCGAACTGTCGATCAACCTGAAACTGGCCGGTGACCTGATCGAACGCATGCTGCGCAAGGTCCAGCAGCAGAAAACCTCGCAGCGCCGGCAGTTCTCCGAAGTGGGCCTGGAAGAGCTGGCGGGCCTGCATACTCAGCTGATTGCCAACCTGCGCCTGGGCCTGTCGGTGTTCCTCAGCGCCGACCCGGAAAGCGCCCGCCAATTGCTGCGCGAGAAGCGCCGCTTCCGCGCACAGGAACGGCGCCTGGCCCACGCGCATGTCAGCCGTCTGCAACGCAAAATCGTACAGAGCCTGGAAACCAGCTCCTTGCACCTGGAGCTGATTGCCGACATGAAACGCCTCAACTCGCTATTCTGCAGCAGCGCCTATGTGGTGCTCGAAACATCCGACACCGGCGCGCTCTCCGCCGAAGATATCGCCGACATCACCCATTCACCCTGA
- a CDS encoding M16 family metallopeptidase encodes MRRLLFVCLLMGSAHAFAFDRLQVEGYTLPNGLQLLLKPGTERGHVAIRLVVGVGLDDFPCEEKELPHLLEHLLFSGIDGGGEGDLEDRMQALGGEWNAYTSNADTTFVIEAPAQNQRKVLDLLLAILTRSELTDANISAAKQVVEREDGGHYSHLQRLLDRQDLGHTASNQLAVELGLKCAERAEVDHLTRDQLQTLRKNWYAPNNMTLIIVGDLDKLLPAYLERTYGQLDPIEPSEHLPLPQIQHAAASHRDLIHGWVGDSAKLHWLFPEPVLDDQHDETYDLLKDYLDWALYRQLRLKHGLSYGPWSEREVLGGVGFLSLNADLERDNLPEAEQVLQDLKAQLLKDGLDATTFVRLQQAAIARQAWAVQGNSALADYYWSASGDYADGHFSDPVKRIKAVNLKQANQAMRQVFEQPGYWRIEKPLLSYDSLTWIGAGVLGLIAIVLGGLRLYRKRTAQ; translated from the coding sequence ATGCGTCGCCTGTTATTCGTCTGCCTGCTCATGGGCTCTGCACACGCCTTCGCTTTTGACCGCTTGCAAGTCGAGGGCTACACCTTGCCCAACGGCCTGCAATTGCTGCTCAAGCCGGGCACCGAACGCGGGCACGTGGCCATCCGCTTGGTGGTAGGCGTAGGCCTGGATGACTTCCCCTGCGAAGAAAAGGAGCTGCCGCACCTGCTCGAACACTTGTTGTTCAGTGGCATCGACGGCGGTGGCGAAGGCGACCTCGAAGACCGCATGCAGGCCTTGGGCGGCGAGTGGAACGCCTACACCAGCAACGCCGACACCACCTTTGTGATCGAAGCCCCGGCGCAGAACCAGCGCAAGGTGCTCGACCTGCTGCTGGCGATCCTCACCCGCTCCGAGCTGACCGACGCCAACATCAGCGCGGCAAAGCAAGTGGTCGAACGCGAAGACGGCGGCCATTACTCACACCTGCAACGCCTGCTCGACCGCCAGGACCTCGGCCACACCGCCAGCAACCAATTGGCTGTTGAGTTGGGCCTCAAATGCGCCGAACGCGCCGAGGTCGACCACCTGACCCGCGATCAGCTGCAGACCCTGCGCAAAAACTGGTACGCGCCCAATAACATGACGCTGATCATCGTCGGCGACCTCGACAAGCTGTTGCCGGCTTACCTGGAACGCACCTACGGCCAACTTGATCCCATCGAACCGAGCGAGCATTTGCCGCTACCGCAAATCCAGCACGCCGCCGCCAGCCACCGTGACCTGATCCACGGCTGGGTCGGTGACAGCGCCAAACTGCACTGGCTGTTCCCCGAACCGGTGCTGGACGACCAGCACGATGAAACTTACGACTTGCTCAAGGACTACCTCGACTGGGCGCTGTACCGCCAACTGCGCCTCAAGCACGGTTTGTCCTACGGCCCATGGAGCGAGCGCGAAGTGCTCGGCGGCGTCGGTTTCCTCAGCCTGAATGCCGACCTCGAGCGGGATAACCTGCCCGAAGCCGAACAAGTGCTGCAGGACCTCAAGGCGCAACTGCTCAAGGACGGTCTCGACGCAACGACATTCGTGCGCCTGCAGCAAGCCGCCATCGCGCGCCAAGCCTGGGCCGTGCAGGGCAACAGCGCGTTGGCCGATTATTACTGGAGTGCCTCCGGCGACTACGCCGACGGCCACTTCAGCGACCCAGTCAAACGCATCAAGGCCGTGAACCTGAAACAGGCCAACCAGGCCATGCGCCAGGTTTTCGAGCAGCCGGGCTATTGGCGCATCGAAAAACCACTGCTGAGCTACGACAGCCTGACCTGGATCGGCGCCGGCGTGCTCGGGTTAATCGCGATTGTGCTGGGCGGCTTGCGGCTTTATCGCAAACGGACCGCGCAATGA
- a CDS encoding MlaD family protein, whose translation METRAHHVMIGLFSVIVVVGAMLFGLWLAKSSVDSAFQDYEVVFNEAVSGLSQGSSVQYSGIKVGDVISLRLDPKDPRRVLARIRLSGQTPIKEDTQAKLALTGITGTSIIQLSGGTPQSPELKGKDGNLPEIIASPSPIARLLNNSNDLMTSINLLLHNANHMFSRENVERLSNTLDNLQQTTGAIAEQRGDIKVVMQQLMQVSKQATAALEQTTVLMRNANGLLNEQGKQAFGSAEQAMKSLEQSTATINTLLTNNKDSVNSGMQGLNELAPAVRELRETLGSLRAISRRLEANPSGYLLGSDKNKEFTP comes from the coding sequence ATGGAAACCCGAGCCCATCATGTGATGATCGGTCTGTTCAGCGTGATCGTGGTAGTCGGCGCGATGCTGTTTGGCCTGTGGCTGGCCAAGTCCAGCGTCGATAGCGCCTTTCAGGACTATGAAGTGGTGTTCAACGAGGCCGTCAGCGGCCTGTCCCAGGGCAGTTCGGTACAGTACAGCGGGATCAAGGTCGGCGATGTGATCAGCCTGCGCCTGGACCCCAAAGACCCGCGCCGTGTACTCGCACGCATCCGCCTGTCCGGGCAGACGCCGATCAAGGAAGACACCCAGGCCAAGCTGGCCCTGACCGGCATCACCGGCACCTCGATCATCCAGCTCAGCGGCGGCACACCGCAAAGCCCGGAGCTCAAGGGCAAAGACGGCAACCTGCCAGAAATCATCGCCTCGCCCTCGCCGATCGCACGCCTGCTCAATAACAGCAACGACCTGATGACCAGCATTAACCTGCTGCTGCACAACGCCAACCACATGTTCTCCCGCGAGAACGTCGAGCGCCTGAGCAACACGTTGGACAACCTGCAGCAAACCACCGGCGCGATTGCCGAGCAGCGCGGCGACATCAAAGTGGTGATGCAGCAATTGATGCAGGTGAGCAAACAGGCGACTGCCGCCCTGGAGCAAACCACCGTGCTGATGCGCAACGCCAACGGCTTGCTCAACGAACAAGGCAAGCAAGCCTTCGGCAGCGCCGAGCAAGCGATGAAATCCCTCGAGCAAAGTACCGCGACCATCAACACCTTGCTGACCAACAACAAGGACTCAGTGAACAGCGGCATGCAAGGCCTCAACGAACTGGCGCCAGCCGTGCGCGAGCTGCGCGAAACCCTGGGTTCGCTGCGCGCCATCTCTCGCCGCCTGGAAGCCAACCCCAGCGGTTACCTGCTGGGCAGCGACAAGAATAAGGAGTTCACGCCATGA